One part of the Chryseobacterium mulctrae genome encodes these proteins:
- a CDS encoding calcium:proton antiporter codes for MKQIKYLHYWTIVVPILSWLFYFGSFFFSSGYYSVLLTALLRGSVITAVYHSEVLAHRLGEPFGTLLLAFAITVIEVGLISSIMLGAKGLETITLARDTVLAAVMLILNGIIGICIVIGSLRYREQAFTLKGVSTALITLTAVVVFVLILPNYTVSHGGGEYTSFQLLFIAVICLFLYLGFTMVQTIRHRSFFRSPQKEDTVQKNDAQIKVSNKRSYISVLMLIVSLGIVVMMAKLLSKDVEYIVTAVGAPKSVVGIIIAGIVLLPEAIAAVRAAGNDEIQTSLIWHSALLWPVSDLAFLPSRLSRSSAISG; via the coding sequence ATGAAACAAATTAAATATTTGCATTACTGGACGATTGTCGTACCGATTTTATCCTGGCTCTTCTATTTTGGTAGTTTCTTCTTTTCGTCAGGCTATTATTCGGTACTGCTTACGGCCCTGCTGCGGGGAAGCGTGATCACTGCCGTCTACCATTCTGAAGTATTGGCCCACCGGTTGGGAGAGCCTTTCGGAACGCTGCTTCTCGCCTTTGCGATCACTGTCATAGAGGTGGGATTGATCAGTTCCATTATGCTCGGTGCCAAAGGTCTCGAAACCATTACCCTGGCAAGGGATACGGTGCTTGCGGCTGTAATGCTCATACTCAATGGCATTATCGGGATTTGCATCGTCATAGGATCACTGCGATACAGGGAGCAGGCATTTACCTTAAAAGGTGTGAGCACGGCTTTAATTACATTGACTGCGGTGGTAGTGTTTGTCTTGATCCTGCCCAATTACACCGTGAGTCACGGCGGTGGAGAATATACCTCATTTCAGCTGCTGTTTATTGCAGTAATCTGTCTCTTTTTATATCTGGGATTTACCATGGTACAGACGATCAGGCATCGGAGTTTTTTCCGGTCTCCACAGAAAGAAGATACTGTTCAGAAAAATGATGCTCAAATTAAAGTTAGCAACAAAAGAAGCTACATTAGTGTTTTAATGCTTATTGTAAGCTTGGGAATAGTTGTGATGATGGCCAAGCTGCTTTCGAAAGATGTCGAATATATTGTGACGGCAGTCGGCGCTCCGAAATCTGTGGTCGGAATTATTATCGCAGGAATTGTTTTACTGCCAGAAGCAATTGCGGCCGTAAGAGCAGCCGGAAATGATGAGATACAGACTTCTCTTATCTGGCATTCGGCTCTGCTCTGGCCAGTATCGGACTTAGCATTCCTGCCATCGCGATTATCTCGGTCATCAGCGATATCAGGATGA
- a CDS encoding MaoC family dehydratase, with protein sequence MQIINNFEEYKLLEGILVGSSPWHTIDQKQIDRFAKATLDHQWIHVDEERAANESPYGSTIAHGYLTLSLIPYLWKQIASVQNVSLEVNYGIEDLKFGVAVRVNSRVSLQATIRSVKDLRGMVKVVVGAKLVVENESRPAYTGDVVFLYQFK encoded by the coding sequence ATGCAGATCATCAATAATTTCGAAGAATATAAGTTACTGGAAGGAATCCTTGTAGGAAGTTCACCCTGGCACACCATCGATCAGAAGCAGATCGACCGATTTGCCAAAGCTACTCTGGACCACCAGTGGATACACGTTGACGAGGAAAGGGCAGCCAATGAAAGTCCTTACGGATCAACCATTGCCCACGGATATCTGACGCTTTCATTGATTCCTTATTTGTGGAAGCAAATAGCATCGGTGCAAAATGTCAGCCTTGAGGTCAACTATGGGATCGAAGACCTGAAATTCGGAGTAGCTGTCAGAGTAAATTCCAGAGTATCATTACAGGCAACGATCAGATCGGTCAAAGATCTGCGAGGAATGGTCAAAGTAGTTGTCGGTGCCAAACTTGTCGTTGAGAATGAATCAAGGCCTGCCTACACGGGTGATGTTGTATTTCTGTATCAATTCAAATAG
- a CDS encoding cation:proton antiporter yields the protein MNHGLLNGLFIVSLTILFLALLLKRAKQPYFIAYIIAGIILGSEVFGVISNSSTINEIGELGVILLMFFIGAEINLPDFSKSFKKPLLGTLSQLLLSFAFMVITGQILNWSWQVIILLSFVISLSSSAIIFQYLSNTGQIKSKIGLLTSGVLIMQDILIVPMMLTLNFMAKGKLETIELARTVFGGLAILIFMHVAIRKKLIKIPFRHDLIRDHDLQVFLGFVLCFGMAQVSHWFGLSAALGALLAGILVGQDKSTQWLDHALVPFRVFFLAFFFLAVGLQLNLHFAYQNIGVISLITLAVMVINSLINAMIFKGMGSTWHDSIYAGALLSQIGEFSFVLVSTAVSLGVIGDYSYQMTLAVITATMMITSVWIEIIQNFIYKLPKLSHK from the coding sequence ATGAATCATGGATTGTTAAACGGACTGTTTATAGTATCGCTTACGATATTATTTTTAGCACTTTTATTAAAAAGAGCGAAACAACCTTATTTTATTGCCTATATCATAGCGGGAATCATTCTGGGGTCTGAGGTGTTCGGGGTTATTTCAAATTCATCAACGATTAACGAAATTGGAGAACTTGGTGTAATATTACTCATGTTTTTTATCGGAGCAGAAATTAACCTGCCCGACTTTTCTAAAAGTTTTAAAAAACCGTTACTGGGTACATTATCGCAATTGCTACTCAGTTTTGCTTTCATGGTTATAACAGGTCAAATTTTAAATTGGTCCTGGCAGGTAATTATACTTTTGAGTTTTGTCATCAGTTTAAGTAGTTCTGCCATTATTTTTCAATATTTATCAAACACTGGGCAAATTAAAAGTAAAATAGGGCTGTTAACATCCGGAGTATTAATCATGCAAGATATACTCATCGTACCAATGATGCTTACCTTAAACTTTATGGCCAAAGGTAAATTGGAGACCATTGAGTTAGCAAGAACAGTATTTGGCGGTCTGGCCATATTGATTTTTATGCATGTCGCCATTCGCAAAAAACTAATAAAAATTCCATTCAGGCATGATTTGATACGAGACCACGACTTGCAAGTATTTTTGGGTTTTGTTTTGTGTTTTGGAATGGCACAGGTAAGTCATTGGTTTGGGTTATCGGCTGCTTTGGGGGCGCTTTTGGCAGGTATATTGGTCGGACAGGATAAGTCCACCCAATGGTTAGACCATGCCCTGGTCCCTTTTCGTGTTTTCTTTTTAGCCTTTTTCTTTTTAGCAGTTGGTTTGCAACTTAACCTACACTTCGCATACCAAAACATTGGTGTTATATCGTTAATCACCCTTGCAGTTATGGTTATTAATAGTTTAATAAATGCCATGATATTTAAAGGAATGGGCAGTACGTGGCATGATAGTATATATGCCGGAGCTTTGTTATCTCAGATTGGCGAATTTAGTTTTGTTCTTGTTAGTACGGCTGTTTCCCTGGGGGTAATAGGCGATTATAGTTATCAAATGACCTTAGCTGTAATAACTGCTACCATGATGATAACTTCTGTTTGGATAGAGATAATACAAAATTTCATTTATAAGCTCCCTAAATTATCTCATAAATAA
- a CDS encoding mechanosensitive ion channel family protein, with protein MGLTIILVIVVFLLKALSKKRLIKLSAIYSYEPHRLFLVRKTIAIAFWIALIFLTFIIWGGVNLNNIWVYLGGFLSVVAIGLFAVWSILSNIISGIFIFIINPFKIGSKIKLYDPEVQATVVNINLMFTELEDDDGIFNVPNNTFFQKTVKGINAEKKQPN; from the coding sequence ATGGGATTAACCATTATTTTGGTAATAGTTGTATTCCTTCTGAAAGCGTTAAGTAAAAAACGACTTATTAAGCTTTCTGCAATTTATTCATATGAACCACATCGTCTATTTCTGGTAAGAAAAACGATTGCTATAGCTTTTTGGATTGCTTTGATTTTTTTAACGTTTATCATTTGGGGGGGGGTAAACCTAAATAATATTTGGGTATATCTTGGTGGTTTTCTCTCTGTTGTAGCTATTGGGTTGTTTGCTGTATGGAGTATTTTAAGCAATATTATTTCAGGAATATTTATTTTTATAATCAACCCTTTCAAAATAGGTTCGAAAATAAAGCTGTATGACCCTGAAGTACAAGCGACAGTAGTAAATATAAATCTGATGTTTACTGAATTAGAAGATGATGATGGAATCTTTAACGTACCAAATAATACTTTCTTTCAAAAAACCGTCAAGGGTATTAATGCGGAAAAAAAACAACCAAATTAA